A DNA window from Actinomycetota bacterium contains the following coding sequences:
- a CDS encoding SDR family NAD(P)-dependent oxidoreductase has translation MSSAQPLAGRVTIITGAGRGIGRGHALEFARLGSAVVVNDFGGAGDGSGGSHEPADEVVAEIKAMGGQAVAQFGDVSDPKCADELVALALSEFGDINALVNNAGNLRDKTIVNMEVEDFESVINVHLKGTFLTTRAVGRYWRDAVKEGKAAAPRIVNTTSGSGLFGNFGQGNYSPAKAGIAAFTIVTSLEFAKFGATANCIAPVAKTRLLGTVGAVELKEGYDPFNPDYISNAVSWLGGPDCTVTGRAFSVVGGYIGVGEGWQIGDRVFNESGPLTYDMINEQLPAAVANSKPNASPGASHPYSMQD, from the coding sequence TTGTCTTCAGCACAACCACTCGCAGGTCGCGTCACCATCATCACGGGGGCCGGTCGAGGTATCGGTCGGGGTCACGCACTTGAATTTGCCAGACTTGGCTCGGCCGTTGTCGTCAATGACTTCGGTGGAGCTGGCGACGGTAGTGGCGGCTCACACGAGCCTGCCGACGAGGTGGTAGCTGAGATCAAAGCGATGGGCGGCCAGGCTGTTGCACAGTTCGGCGATGTCTCAGATCCCAAGTGCGCAGATGAACTGGTAGCTCTTGCCCTCAGCGAATTCGGCGATATCAATGCCCTGGTGAACAACGCCGGCAACCTGCGCGACAAGACGATCGTCAACATGGAAGTCGAAGACTTCGAGTCCGTCATCAATGTGCATCTCAAGGGAACCTTCCTGACCACCCGCGCAGTCGGCCGCTACTGGCGCGACGCGGTCAAGGAAGGCAAGGCTGCTGCGCCACGCATCGTCAACACGACTTCAGGAAGCGGGCTGTTCGGCAACTTCGGTCAGGGCAACTACTCACCTGCCAAGGCCGGCATCGCTGCCTTCACGATTGTCACCTCACTTGAGTTTGCAAAGTTCGGTGCGACGGCGAACTGCATTGCCCCAGTGGCCAAGACTCGACTACTCGGCACAGTTGGCGCTGTCGAACTCAAGGAGGGCTATGACCCCTTCAACCCTGACTACATCTCCAATGCGGTCAGCTGGCTGGGTGGACCTGATTGCACCGTCACAGGTCGCGCCTTCAGCGTGGTCGGTGGATACATCGGTGTCGGCGAGGGCTGGCAGATCGGTGATCGGGTATTCAATGAAAGTGGTCCACTCACCTACGACATGATCAATGAGCAGCTGCCGGCGGCCGTTGCGAACTCCAAGCCCAATGCCAGCCCCGGTGCCTCGCACCCCTACTCAATGCAGGACTAA